The Helicobacter fennelliae nucleotide sequence TGGGATAAAAGATGGGCTTATTTTGCCTTTTACTTTGGTTGAGTTTTATTACAAAAATGATGACTTAGGAGATCCTATCATTAATGATGAGCATTGTCAGATTCTAGGCATTATTGATGATATAAAAGAGCTTGATATTTTGAGACAAGAAGCAAAGCGCATTAATGAGATTTTGAGAGAATTTTTTGACAAAAAAGGGCTAAAGCTTATTGATTTTAAGCTTGAGTTTGGAAAAGATGAGCATGGAAATATTATCCTTGCTGATGAGATTTCTCCTGATAGTTGTCGTTTTTGGGATAAGCAAACAAACGAAAAACTTGATAAAGATAGATTCCGACAAGATCTAGGAGACATCAAAGAAGCCTATCAAGAAGTTTTAAAACGTATAGAAAATCGCTAAATCCAATCACTTAAGGATCTTTTATGTATGCCCAAATCACAATCAAACTCAAAAATGGGGTTTTAGACCCGCAAGCAAAAGCTATCCACAATGCCATTTCATCGCTTGGTTTTAATGATGTCAATGATGTGATTATGCAAAAGCAAATCCTCTTGCAATTCACAGACAATAACGCACAACATGTCCTCCAGCAAGCCACAAATATCGCTAAAGATTTGCTCTCTAATCCTGTTATTGAGGATTATGAAATCGCGCTTATCTCAAAGGATTAGACTTGACACAGAATCCAAACATTACAACAAGCAAAGATTCTAGATTTTGCGAAATATTTATAAGCAAAAATTTTGTGCCAAAAGATTGTAGATTTGAGAAGGGATTTAAAGTAGTAAAGGATTTAGATTGGTAGGCATTTTACGCTTTTTGGGCACAAATTGTGAATTTGATATGCAGTATGTGTATCAGCATATATTGAAGATTCCAACGACAATAATTTGGCATAAGCACACTTCCATACCAAAAGAAGTCAAGCTTATTGTGATTCCGGGTGGATTTAGCTATGGAGATTATTTGCGCAGTGGAGCTATTGCGAGATTTGCACCTATCATGAATGCAGTGCAAGATTTTGCTTTCAATGGCGGAAGGGTGCTTGGCATTTGCAATGGATTTCAGATTCTCACAGAAGCAAAGCTACTTCCGGGGGCTTTAAAGCGAAATAAAAACCTGCATTTCATCTCCAAACATCAAACCCTCACAATAGAAAACACAGACAACGCAATGCTCTCTTGCTATCAAAAAGCCCAAACAATCACCCTTCCAATCGCACATGCTGATGGCAACTACTACATCGATAAGCAGGGATTGCAAGAGCTAGAATCTAATCATCAGATTCTGCTTAAATACACCGATGATATTAATGGCTCAATCGCAAATATTGCTGGCATTTGCAATGCAGAAAAAAATGTGTTTGGACTTATGCCTCACCCAGAGCGCGCCATAGAGCCTCTCTTAAAAAACACAATCGGCTTGCAAATGCTTCGATCAATCTATGAATCCACACATTAAGGCTAGCTATTGAAAATTTTTCATATTCTTTTTTTGTTTTTTGCACTACTTAGTTTTGGCGCAAGCGAAGTAAGCACAAGCCCAAATCAAGAAAATCAAAGCAGAGCGCAGAGCCAAAGCCTTCCAAACGAGCGCATTGTATATGCCAAAAACGCCACTCCTGATGAGATTTTAGAAAAGCCAATTTATGTCGGGCAAACTATTCCAATCACTTATAGCGCGTTGCTTATGAATAACGCAATTCTGCAACAAAGCCTCTTTACAGAAAAACTCTCAAGCGACAAACTCACTCTCAAAACTCCAAACGCCCAATGGAAAGGGGCTGAAGATAATAGCGTGCAGATTACATATTATTTCAAAATCAAATCTCCAAATGCTATGATTCCGGAGTTTGAAGTGATCGCCAAATCAAAAGATAACTCCTATACCGACTCATCTATCGTGCCTTCCATACATCTTAATGTTATTGATTTGTATCAAAACAAAAAATATGTCGGTGTCGTGGCTGATAGCCTCAAAGTTGGAATCTATAAAGCCAAAAATTATGATGCAGATTATAATTTGCTTGCATTTGAACTTATCGCTACAAACGCAAATCTCGAGGATTTTAAGATTCCGGATTTTCAAAAACAAGGCATAGAACGTTCTAATTTCAGCGCGCAAGAATCAAGCGGTATTTTTTATTGCGTCGTTCCTAGAAATATCCAAAACATAAGTTTTGAGTATTTTTCGCTTCCAAACAATCGCTTTGAGACAATTCAGATTCCGGTTATCCCTGCTGCTGATATAGTCAGCACGCAAGAAAGCCTCAAGCCCAAAAACACTTATTTGCTGTATTATTCACTTTTTATCGGGGCGATTATTGTTACACTTCTTATTCTTTCATTCTTTTTTAAAAAAATACGAAAGATTTTGTGGATTTTGAGTTTTGGGGTTTTTGTATATCTTTTGTTTTATCTTTTTTATACAAAAAGTGGCACACTAGAATCTGGCAAGCATATATGGGTATTGCCTACGCATAATTCTACGATTTTGGAGACTACAAAAACCTCAATGAAAGTCAAAGTCATCGGCGAGCATGACAAATACTACAAAATCATCACGCCTGATGATAAAGTCGGCTGGATAAGGAAAGAAGATGCGGAATAAAATCAAAGGCATATACGAGGCGTTACTCATTAGCATTGGGCTTGCTGTGATTGTTGTGTTGATTTATTTTAATAAACGCAAGCAAAACGCAAGAAAACCACGAATGGGCTGTCGGCTGTTTTTTACATTTGCGGGTATAGAGCTTCAGAAAGTGGGCGAGTTTGATACAAGCGCGACTTTGATTGTGCTTAACCACCAAAGTGTCGCTGATATTTTATGTTTAGAGGGTTTTCACCCCCAAAACATCTGCTGGATAGCCAAAAAAGAGCTTGGCGAGATTCCATTTTATGGCTACGCACTCAAAGGTCCAGAAATGATCCTTATCGATAGAGAGGATAAACGAGGGCTTACATTTCTCCTCAAATCCGCCAAAGAAAAATTAGCCCAAAATCGCCCTCTTGTGATATTTCCAGAAGGCACACGAAGCAAGGGTGGCGAAAAATTTTTGACATTTAAGCCGGGCGCAAAAATACTTGCAGAAAAATTCCAACTCAAAGTCCAACCAATCGTGCTTATCAATACAAGAAAAGTGTATAATACCTCTCCTTTAGAATCCACTTCAAATAAAGCGCGTATGGTGATTATGGATTCATTTTATCCGCAGGATTTGGGCGAGGGCTGGCAAGAGAGATGGTATGAAAAATTAAAAGAGGATATGCACAAAACATATTTGCAACACTATCACGAACTCAATCCATAAATTTAGCTTTTTAGAAGATTGATTGTGGTAGAATCAGTCTTTTAGATTCTAACTTATAGAGAATCTAAATCCTCTCTTTTTGCCATATTTCAGGGAGTTTGAAATTTTTAGCCTGCGATGAACGCTTAATGTTCATTTTGTGTTTTTGCTTGTCTAAAAATTTCTACACAACCCTGACTAAATCTGCCTAAAAATAGAGGATTTCGTGATGTGCTATTGTGTCTATATTAGATTCTAGAATCTATGGGGTGTTAGCTCAGCTGGGAGAGCGCGACGCTGGCAGCGTCGAGGTCAGGGGTTCGATCCCCCTACACTCCACCACGATTATTTCTCTTGGTTTTTTATTGCCTCTTTTTTGCAGTATCTTCATATAAGCATATATTTTCCTTTATATTTGACATGTATTTTGGATTTCGTCATATTAAAGAAAATAAAGAAAATAAATTTTTATAATCTATGCAATGTTTTTTAATTTAAGCAACTTTTAAGTGGGGTGGGGGGCAGAATAACAGCTATTTTACTTTTAAGGAGAAAAAATAGCAACTTATACTTGTAAATATTGTGGACAACAACAAAGTAATAGTTTTGCGCTAGCGGGACAGCT carries:
- a CDS encoding SH3 domain-containing protein, which encodes MKIFHILFLFFALLSFGASEVSTSPNQENQSRAQSQSLPNERIVYAKNATPDEILEKPIYVGQTIPITYSALLMNNAILQQSLFTEKLSSDKLTLKTPNAQWKGAEDNSVQITYYFKIKSPNAMIPEFEVIAKSKDNSYTDSSIVPSIHLNVIDLYQNKKYVGVVADSLKVGIYKAKNYDADYNLLAFELIATNANLEDFKIPDFQKQGIERSNFSAQESSGIFYCVVPRNIQNISFEYFSLPNNRFETIQIPVIPAADIVSTQESLKPKNTYLLYYSLFIGAIIVTLLILSFFFKKIRKILWILSFGVFVYLLFYLFYTKSGTLESGKHIWVLPTHNSTILETTKTSMKVKVIGEHDKYYKIITPDDKVGWIRKEDAE
- the purC gene encoding phosphoribosylaminoimidazolesuccinocarboxamide synthase yields the protein MEKGAMLYEGKGKKLFATNKENQLIAEFKDDLTAFNALKKSQESGKGALNCAISSAIFDLLQKAGIKTHFIKQLDSTHILCKKVKIIPIEVVVRNVATGSLSKRLGIKDGLILPFTLVEFYYKNDDLGDPIINDEHCQILGIIDDIKELDILRQEAKRINEILREFFDKKGLKLIDFKLEFGKDEHGNIILADEISPDSCRFWDKQTNEKLDKDRFRQDLGDIKEAYQEVLKRIENR
- the purQ gene encoding phosphoribosylformylglycinamidine synthase subunit PurQ, with protein sequence MVGILRFLGTNCEFDMQYVYQHILKIPTTIIWHKHTSIPKEVKLIVIPGGFSYGDYLRSGAIARFAPIMNAVQDFAFNGGRVLGICNGFQILTEAKLLPGALKRNKNLHFISKHQTLTIENTDNAMLSCYQKAQTITLPIAHADGNYYIDKQGLQELESNHQILLKYTDDINGSIANIAGICNAEKNVFGLMPHPERAIEPLLKNTIGLQMLRSIYESTH
- the purS gene encoding phosphoribosylformylglycinamidine synthase subunit PurS, which codes for MYAQITIKLKNGVLDPQAKAIHNAISSLGFNDVNDVIMQKQILLQFTDNNAQHVLQQATNIAKDLLSNPVIEDYEIALISKD
- a CDS encoding 1-acylglycerol-3-phosphate O-acyltransferase, whose amino-acid sequence is MRNKIKGIYEALLISIGLAVIVVLIYFNKRKQNARKPRMGCRLFFTFAGIELQKVGEFDTSATLIVLNHQSVADILCLEGFHPQNICWIAKKELGEIPFYGYALKGPEMILIDREDKRGLTFLLKSAKEKLAQNRPLVIFPEGTRSKGGEKFLTFKPGAKILAEKFQLKVQPIVLINTRKVYNTSPLESTSNKARMVIMDSFYPQDLGEGWQERWYEKLKEDMHKTYLQHYHELNP